A section of the Sebastes fasciatus isolate fSebFas1 chromosome 5, fSebFas1.pri, whole genome shotgun sequence genome encodes:
- the ptgs2b gene encoding prostaglandin G/H synthase 2, which translates to MSSRLVFKLCASERLHRRGGKDRAGKKRRDPTKKSLWSMNRFILAVFLLALGFLVCEGGNPCCSEPCQNKGVCTAQGTDDYECDCTRTGYLGKNCTTPEFLTWVKVSLKPLPNTVHYLLTHFKGFWNIINNISFLRDGIMRYVLTSRSHLIDSPPTFNMDYGYKSWEAYSNLSYYTRTLPPVPEDCPTPMGVVGKKELPDAKVLVEKLLLRRQFIPDPQGTSLMFAFFAQHFSHQFFKSDMKKGPAFTLAEGHGVDLNHIYGGNLERQHKLRLMKDGKLKYQVLDGEVYPPTVKEVGVDMHYPPHVPDPHRFAVGHEAFGLVPGLMMYATIWLREHNRVCDVLKEVHPDWDDERLFQTTRLILTGETIKIVIEDYVQHLSGYNFKLKFDPELLFNQRFQYQNRISSEFNTLYHWHPLMPDTFHIEEKEYNYKQFVFNNSVVTEHGIGNLVESFTNQIAGRVAGGRNVPGPVMYVAIKSIENSRKMRYQSLNAYRKRFSMKPYSSFEDLTGEKEMAAVLEEFYGHVDAVELYPGLLVEKPRTNAIFGETMVEMGAPYSLKGLMGNPICSPEYWKPSTFGGSVGFDIVNTASLQRLVCNNVQGPCPVASFSVPNVKDTGSMIINSSTSHSGGNDVNPTVILKERTTEF; encoded by the exons ATGAGCAGCAGGTTGGTATTCAAACTCTGCGCCTCAGAGCGACTCCACCGAAGAGGAGGAAAGGACAGAGCAGGAAAGAAAAGACGAGATCcgacaaaaaaaagtctttggAGTATGAACAGATTTATACTTGCAGTTTTCCTCTTGGCTCTGGGGTTTCTTGTCTGCGAAGGGG GTAACCCATGTTGCTCAGAGCCATGCCAGAACAAGGGCGTTTGCACAGCCCAGGGAACAGATGATTACGAGTGTGACTGCACACGTACAGGATATCTCGGAAAAAACTGCACAACAC CTGAATTCCTCACCTGGGTCAAAGTATCCCTGAAGCCATTGCCCAATACGGTCCACTACCTGCTCACCCACTTCAAGGGCTTCTGGaacatcatcaacaacatcTCCTTCCTCCGGGATGGCATCATGAGATACGTGCTGACAT CTCGATCCCACTTGATTGATAGTCCTCCAACCTTCAATATGGATTATGGTTATAAAAGCTGGGAGGCCTATTCCAACCTCTCGTACTACACGCGCACACTCCCCCCTGTGCCAGAGGATTGCCCAACCCCTATGGGAGTCGTAG GTAAAAAGGAGCTACCTGACGCTAAGGTACTGGTTGAGAAGCTTCTGTTGAGGAGACAGTTCATCCCAGACCCGCAGGGCACCAGCCTGATGTTCGCGTTCTTCGCACAGCATTTCTCCCACCAGTTCTTCAAATCTGATATGAAGAAAGGACCTGCTTTTACCCTGGCTGAAGGTCACGGG GTGGACCTCAACCACATTTATGGAGGCAACCTGGAGAGGCAACACAAGCTCCGGCTCATGAAGGATGGCAAGCTTAAATATCAG GTTCTGGATGGAGAGGTGTATCCCCCAACAGTAAAGGAGGTGGGCGTTGACATGCACTACCCTCCTCACGTTCCCGACCCTCACCGCTTCGCTGTGGGCCACGAGGCGTTCGGCCTGGTCCCCGGCCTGATGATGTACGCCACCATCTGGCTACGAGAACACAACCGGGTGTGTGACGTGTTGAAGGAGGTCCACCCGGACTGGGACGACGAGAGGCTCTTCCAGACCACACGGCTCATTCTGACTG GAGAGACCATCAAGATTGTGATCGAGGACTACGTGCAGCACCTGAGCGGCTATAACTTCAAGCTCAAGTTTGACCCCGAGCTGCTGTTCAACCAGCGCTTCCAGTACCAGAACCGCATCTCTTCCGAGTTCAACACCCTGTACCACTGGCACCCTCTGATGCCCGATACTTTCCACATTGAGGAGAAAGAGTACAACTATAAACAGTTTGTCTTCAACAACTCCGTGGTGACGGAGCACGGCATCGGCAACCTTGTGGAGTCGTTTACCAATCAGATCGCTGGACGG GTCGCTGGGGGCCGAAATGTGCCAGGACCTGTCATGTATGTGGCAATTAAGTCCATTGAGAACAGCAGAAAGATGCGTTACCAGTCTCTGAACGCCTACAGGAAACGGTTCTCCATGAAGCCCTACAGCTCATTTGAAGACCTTACAG gagagaaagaaatggcAGCAGTGCTGGAGGAGTTCTATGGGCACGTCGACGCCGTGGAACTCTACCCGGGTCTGCTGGTGGAGAAGCCCCGGACCAACGCCATCTTTGGGGAGACCATGGTGGAGATGGGGGCCCCTTACTCCCTCAAGGGCTTAATGGGAAACCCCATCTGCTCGCCGGAGTACTGGAAGCCGAGCACGTTCGGAGGCAGCGTGGGCTTCGACATCGTCAACACCGCCTCCCTGCAGAGGCTCGTCTGCAATAACGTGCAGGGCCCTTGTCCCGTGGCATCCTTTTCTGTGCCCAATGTTAAAGACACGGGATCCATGATCATCAACTCAAGCACGTCCCACTCGGGCGGGAATGATGTCAACCCCACAGTCATTTTGAAAGAAAGGACTACTGAGttctaa